One window of the Pieris brassicae chromosome Z, ilPieBrab1.1, whole genome shotgun sequence genome contains the following:
- the LOC123718607 gene encoding mitochondrial-processing peptidase subunit beta-like, with protein MSNMFRKIYQLSPFLHHHTRKICKGPQNVTTLELSNGLRVATERIESPLACVNLFARVGSRNENYDTNGISHFIEHMAFKGFTSMSSEDVACQLNHLEAKVTSVTTREYQVFSAVCPTKSAGDIVALLTKIVTDLQLSDKEMDCERNIILDEMRNLDMNPRNVMFDYLQETAFQGTPLANRVVGPSRNVKKFNRDCALYFIKNHYKPTRLLFAAAGDISLDTIVDAASRHIGSSDCVTKAEFSPCRFTSSHVRYRDDSMPFAHISLALEAPGYKSLDYLPLLVAKNYMGSWHKSQGGSHRHASDAVRAVATGNLCELLESFYIAHSDVGLWGVYFVVPNMNIENAIYNIQNMWMHLCSTITKNEVQRAVNITKLELARRIDGVVNSAFDIGIQMMFKNERTPLTNMYQDLSRIDPKAIKTVAEASIYDKPLVTAAVGPTEELPDYNRLQAGQYWLRL; from the coding sequence ATGTCGAACATGTTTCGGAAAATATACCAGCTTTCTCCTTTTTTACATCACCATACAAGGAAAATATGTAAAGGCCCACAAAACGTTACGACTTTAGAATTATCCAATGGACTACGCGTTGCCACGGAGAGAATTGAAAGCCCCTTGGCTTGCGTCAATCTTTTTGCCAGAGTTGGATCTAGGAACGAAAATTATGATACAAATGGTATTTCTCATTTTATTGAACACATGGCCTTCAAGGGATTCACTTCCATGAGTAGCGAAGACGTAGCGTGTCAGTTAAATCATTTAGAGGCCAAAGTAACATCAGTTACAACGCGAGAATATCAAGTTTTCAGTGCAGTTTGTCCGACCAAATCTGCTGGTGATATTGTGGCCTTACTGACGAAAATAGTTACCGATTTACAATTATCGGACAAAGAGATGGATTGTGAAAGGAATATTATACTGGATGAAATGCGAAATCTCGACATGAATCCAAGAAACGTTATGTTTGATTATTTACAGGAAACAGCTTTTCAAGGAACGCCCCTAGCAAATAGAGTCGTCGGGCCTTCAAGAAACGTGAAGAAATTTAATAGGGATTGCGCCttatacttcattaaaaatcaCTATAAACCGACTCGATTGCTTTTCGCAGCAGCCGGTGATATTTCTTTAGATACAATAGTAGATGCTGCAAGTCGACACATTGGTAGTAGCGATTGTGTGACAAAGGCGGAGTTCAGCCCTTGCCGTTTCACGAGTTCGCATGTGCGTTACCGCGATGATTCAATGCCATTTGCACATATTTCTCTCGCTTTGGAAGCACCAGGCTATAAAAGTTTGGACTATTTACCACTTTTAGTTGCGAAAAACTACATGGGGTCGTGGCACAAAAGTCAAGGAGGAAGTCACAGGCACGCCTCCGATGCAGTCCGTGCAGTTGCAACAGGTAATTTATGTGAACTTCTAGAATCATTTTATATAGCTCATAGTGATGTTGGTCTCTGGGGTGTATACTTTGTCGTGCCCAACATGAATATCGAGAATGCCATTTACAACATACAGAATATGTGGATGCATTTATGTAGTACGATTACTAAAAATGAGGTACAGCGAGCCGTCAATATAACTAAATTGGAATTAGCGCGACGTATCGATGGAGTTGTAAACTCCGCTTTTGATATAGGCATACAAATGATGTTCAAGAACGAAAGAACTCCATTGACAAATATGTATCAAGATCTTTCACGCATAGACccaaaagcaataaaaacagTTGCTGAAGCAAGCATTTATGACAAACCACTCGTCACTGCTGCAGTCGGACCTACTGAAGAACTGCCCGACTATAACAGGTTGCAGGCTGGACAGTATTGGTTGCGTCTTTAA
- the LOC123718615 gene encoding mitochondrial-processing peptidase subunit beta-like codes for MLRLLFISGVRKRVLNTPRNYCRCIKPALTHVYESGPINSSLYPSGLILVHEERDCPNACISLTFDAGSRYELPNENGITHFFEHLCFKGTKKRSKSNIETEMNEIGGKFKCYTTREMIGFSAECLSDNIPRALELLTDCIFNNSLSNNEIEIQKCIIYQEMLHLDTDTSSVLFDYIHSAAFQGTPLSQSVMGPSHNLYNINSRSIAMYIEKMFVPARMIFSCVGPIKHEQACNLANTYLNRNVANPNITRRYRFTAGDIRYRDDSMHVAHIALTVEAPPFPHADYLPMLLAAMAIGAWDRSQPGGPNHSCILAQAGGEGIFNSYESFYIAYRDAGLWGLQFVSPRMEVECALALMQDEWMKLCTIITDSVLIKTKQQLKWKILKENETVESACHSHAKWVFYTNFAPTIKEKFDSIDKLVADDVRRVCYEYIYGKCPVVTAIGATEALLPNSRLTGGMYWLRF; via the coding sequence ATGTTGCGATTGCTTTTTATAAGTGGCGTTCGAAAACGTGTACTTAATACGCCACGCAACTATTGCAGATGTATCAAGCCTGCATTGACTCATGTTTATGAATCGGGGCCTATTAATAGTAGCTTATATCCATCTGGACTCATTCTTGTCCATGAAGAAAGAGATTGCCCTAATGCCTGCATATCTCTTACATTTGACGCTGGATCGAGATATGAATTACCAAACGAAAATGGCATCACACACTTCTTCGAGCACTTGTGTTTTAAAGGAACCAAGAAGAGATCAAAAAGCAACATTGAAACTGAGATGAATGAAATTGGCGGGAAGTTTAAATGTTACACAACACGTGAAATGATTGGTTTTAGCGCCGAGTGCTTGTCCGATAATATTCCTCGAGCTTTAGAGTTGTTGACTGACTGCATATTTAACAATTCCTTGTCCAACAATGAAATAGAAatccaaaaatgtattatctaCCAAGAGATGCTACACCTCGACACTGATACTAGCTCTGTTCTGTTTGATTATATACATAGCGCCGCGTTTCAGGGTACGCCGCTAAGTCAGTCTGTCATGGGCCCCAGTCATAATCTTTACAATATCAACTCTAGATCCATAGCaatgtatatagaaaaaatgttTGTGCCCGCACGAATGATTTTTTCATGTGTGGGTCCTATCAAGCATGAACAGGCATGCAACCTcgcaaatacatatttaaacagAAATGTGGCCAATCCTAATATTACAAGGCGATACAGATTTACTGCAGGTGATATTCGTTACAGGGATGATTCCATGCACGTAGCGCATATTGCACTAACTGTAGAAGCCCCACCGTTCCCACACGCCGATTATCTGCCCATGTTACTGGCAGCAATGGCGATCGGAGCTTGGGATAGGTCACAGCCCGGCGGTCCTAACCACTCATGCATACTAGCACAAGCTGGTGGTGAGggtatatttaattcatatgaGTCGTTTTACATAGCCTACAGAGATGCCGGTTTGTGGGGCTTACAGTTCGTTTCACCACGAATGGAAGTAGAGTGCGCTCTTGCATTGATGCAAGATGAGTGGATGAAATTATGCACAATTATTACCGACtctgtattaattaaaacaaaacaacaattGAAGTGGAAAATACTGAAAGAAAATGAAACTGTAGAGAGTGCTTGTCATAGTCACGCGAAATGGGTATTTTATACGAATTTCGCGCCAACGATAAAAGAGAAATTCGATTCAATAGACAAGTTGGTCGCAGACGATGTTAGACGTGTGTGCTACGAGTATATCTATGGCAAATGTCCAGTTGTCACTGCCATAGGCGCAACAGAAGCCTTACTACCAAATAGCAGATTGACAGGTGGTATGTATTGGTTGAGATTTTGA
- the LOC123718637 gene encoding protein tramtrack, beta isoform-like has translation MAVPDQFSLRWNDFHANLALSFQALLDGEDLVDVTLAADGQYVHAHKLILSVCSPYFKELFKMNPCEHPIVILKDVSYHELKQLLQFMYKGEVHVRQQELSAFLHTAELLQIKGLTSGREKSESPPPASEDSFTPRSQINEATSDSLPEWVQPEETSSMEIPPEVPALIPKEEAARSPLKRLMKNTQNRTSNNNKKKPRPSANNSPSHPENSEFVPEGAYSDVSGEPLIDFDSDMFHNILVVPDSAKETGWNCKTGGVKCPSCHRFFANRYNLKVHIRDKHDTREGTLQCEICQKRMRNPSCLRVHMYHHRKQAAYLAQLSAQGDQMGVHNMVENKWRPENLNDYREMEKFTATATAPEANQFPQAADVGQQVEPLMKTEPKLETA, from the exons ATGGCAGTGCCAGACCAGTTTTCACTTCGGTGGAATGATTTTCACGCAAATCTCGCATTGTCGTTCCAAGCGTTGTTGGATGGTGAGGATCTAGTTGATGTGACGTTGGCGGCTGATGGCCAGTATGTTCATGCACACAAGTTAATTTTGTCAGTCTGCAGTCCTTACTTCAAGGAATTGTTCAAG ATGAATCCATGTGAACATCCTATAGTCATTCTTAAGGATGTGTCTTATCATGAATTGAAGCAGCTTCTCCAGTTTATGTACAAAGGAGAGGTACATGTTCGTCAGCAAGAGTTGTCTGCTTTCCTTCATACAGCAGAACTTTTGCAAATTAAAGGCCTCACAAGTGGCAGAGag AAAAGTGAGTCACCTCCGCCAGCCTCTGAAGATTCCTTCACACCAAGATCTCAGATCAATGAAGCAACTAGTGACAGCTTGCCTGAGTGGGTACAACCAGAAGAAACATCAAGTATGGAAATACCCCCTGAAGTACCAGCCTTGATTCCAAAGGAAGAAGCTGCAAGAAGCCCCCTAAAACG attaatgaaaaatacacAGAACAGAACAagcaacaataacaaaaagaaGCCCAGGCCTTCAGCCAACAACAGTCCCTCTCATCCCGAAAACAGCGAGTTTGTTCCTGAAGGAGCCTACAGTGATGTGTCTGG TGAACCCTTGATCGACTTCGACAGCgatatgtttcataatatcTTGGTTGTACCAGACTCTGCTAAAGAAACAG GTTGGAACTGCAAAACGGGTGGTGTTAAATGTCCGTCGTGTCACCGGTTCTTTGCCAATCGTTACAACCTTAAAGTTCACATACGAGACAAACATGACACTAGAGAGGGGACATTGCAATGTGAAATTTGCCAGAAACGAATGCGTAATCCGTCATGTTTACGCGTGCATATGTATCATCATCGCAAGCAGGCCGCGTATCTTGCGCAACTTAGCGCTCAGGGAGATCAAATGGG CGTCCATAACATGGTTGAGAATAAGTGGCGCCCTGAAAATTTGAATGACTATCGGGAAATGGAAAA ATTTACGGCAACAGCTACGGCGCCCGAGGCCAACCAGTTCCCGCAGGCTGCAGATGTCGGGCAACAAGTAGAGCCGCTGATGAAAACAGAACCGAAACTAGAGACCGCATGA